A stretch of Anopheles cruzii unplaced genomic scaffold, idAnoCruzAS_RS32_06 scaffold00476_ctg1, whole genome shotgun sequence DNA encodes these proteins:
- the LOC128276086 gene encoding probable cytochrome P450 6a14, translating into MFGVLLALAATAAALLYYYASRSFRYWTDRGIPQLEPTLPFGNMRGMGKEFSFNELLDRAYRRFRDQSPVAGLYFLTNPVLIVNDLDVAKQVLVKDFGSFHDRGLYVNERDDPLSGHLFSIAGERWRYLRHKLSPTFTSGKIKAMFGTIRTIGVEFLAGAEQYIDRGVPIDIKKLSQCFTCDVVGSCAFGLECNALKNGNAKLLEVGNKVFRQTPLRMMYSMVLSALPRLSRALRLPLFPRDVSSYFMGVVSETVAHREQHGVERSDFLNLLIQLKNRGTVEDGGDHATEKLTLDEVSAQAFVFFFAGFETSSTTLSFALFLLASHPEVQERCRKEILEKLAHGTDEGLITYEALKEMTYVDQVINETLRIYPPVGQLMRAVTQTVHLEAANLTLKKGDMVMIPIYSYHHDADLFPEPECFRPERFAPEEAEGRHPLAFLPFGEGPRNCIGMRFGLLEAKFGVVQLLSRLRFTVDPRTEVPLRLAKNTGFLQVDGGIWLNATRA; encoded by the exons ATGTTCGGGGTACTGTTGGCGCTCGCGGCGACAGCCGCAGCGCTGCTCTACTACTACGCCAGTCGCAGCTTCCGCTACTGGACTGACCGTGGCATCCCGCAGCTCGAGCCAACGCTACCGTTCGGCAACATGCGGGGCATGGGCAAGGAGTTCAGCTTCaacgagctgctcgatcgtgcctaccGGCGTTTCCGCGACCAATCGCCGGTAGCCGGACTCTACTTTCTCACCAACCCGGTGCTGATCGTGAACGATCTCGATGTGGCGAAGCAGGTGCTGGTGAAAGACTTCGGCAGCTTCCACGATCGCGGGCTGTACGTGAACGAGCGGGACGATCCGCTGTCGGGCCATCTGTTCTCGATCGcgggcgaacggtggcgctATCTGCGCCACAAGCTCAGCCCAACGTTCACGTCCGGCAAGATTAAGGCCATGTTCGGGACGATCCGCACGATTGGCGTAGAGTTTTTGGCTGGCGCTGAGCAGTACATCGACCGCGGCGTGCCGATCGACATCAAGAAGCTGAGCCAGTGCTTCACCTGCGACGTGGTGGGCTCGTGTGCCTTCGGCTTGGAGTGCAACGCGCTCAAGAATGGCAACGCGAAGCTGCTCGAGGTTGGCAACAAGGTGTTCCGCCAGACACCGCTGCGCATGATGTACTCGATGGTTCTGTCGGCACTTCCGCGCCTTTCGCGTGCCCTACGCCTTCCGCTGTTCCCGCGGGACGTGTCCTCGTACTTTATGGGCGTGGTGAGTGAAACGGTGGCGCACCGTGAGCAACACGGCGTCGAACGGTCCGACTTCCTGAACCTGCTGATTCAGCTGAAAAACCGAGGCACGGTGGAGGACGGCGGTGACCACGCCACCGAGAAGCTCACCCTGGACGAGGTGTCCGCTCAggcgtttgtgtttttcttcgccggctTCGAAACGTCATCGACCACACTCTCGTTCGCGCTCTTCCTGCTCGCCAGCCACCCGGAAGTGCAGGAGCGGTGCCGGAAGGAGATTCTGGAGAAGCTGGCCCACGGCACCGACGAAGGGTTGATCACGTACGAGGCACTCAAAGAGATGACGTACGTCGACCAGGTGATCAATG AGACGCTGCGTATCTATCCGCCGGTCGGGCAATTGATGCGTGCCGTAACGCAGACGGTCCACCTCGAGGCAGCCAACTTGACGCTCAAGAAGGGTGACATGGTGATGATACCGATCTACTCGTACCACCACGATGCGGATCTGTTTCCCGAGCCGGAGTGCTTCAGGCCGGAGCGATTCGCACCGGAAGAGGCTGAGGGTCGCCATCCGCTTGCGTTCCTGCCGTTCGGCGAAGGTCCACGCAACTGCATCGGGATGCGATTCGGGCTGCTGGAGGCAAAGTTCGGGGTCGTGCAGCTGCTCAGCCGGCTACGCTTCACCGTCGATCCGCGCACCGAAGTCCCGCTGcggttggccaaaaacacCGGATTCCTCCAGGTGGACGGCGGCATTTGGTTGAATGCCACCAGGGCGTGA